The following proteins come from a genomic window of Nicotiana tomentosiformis chromosome 12, ASM39032v3, whole genome shotgun sequence:
- the LOC104085273 gene encoding uncharacterized protein: MRADIAMLANQQLRTNFQNLERQIGKLAAQKNTRPTGALPSDIEKNPIEQVQAINLRSGKVLEELPPKKYVPKDVFERLVRQTEVDTEKKDDEHMQEIEVRPPLPFPQRLQKFKEESKYKKFLDILSQVRVNLLLIEMLQEVPKCAKYLRDIMANKRRFTEFKTVTLTEECSARVQSKLPPMLKDLGCFIIPLAIEKHEVGRALCDLGASINLMPLSIFKQLKLGAYGHTNVTLQLADRSLAVLEKIIEDVLVRMGKLIFPVDFIILDYIVDEEVPIILGQPLLATEGALIYVR; this comes from the exons ATGAGAGCTGATATAGCAATGTTAGCCAATCAG CAGTTGAGGACTAATTTTCAAAATTTAGAAAGGCAGATTGGGAAGTTAGCTGCACAAAAAAATACCCGACCTACTGGAGCACTCCCAAGTGATATTGAGAAAAATCCCATTGAACAGGTACAAGCAATTAATCTAAGAAGTGGAAAAGTATTGGAGGAGCTGCCACCTAAAAAGTATGTGCCTAAAGATGTTTTTGAAAGATTGGTACGTCAAACAGAGGTAGATACTGAAAAGAAAGATGACGAACACATGCAAGAGATAGAGGTAAGGCCACCATTGCCTTTTCCTCAAAGGTTGCAAAAGTTTAAAGAGGAGTCCAAGTACAAAAAGTTCTTAGATATATTGAGCCAGGTACGGGTGAATCTACTGTTGATAGAAATGCTGCAAGAAGTTCCTAAATGTGCCAAGTACTTGAGAGACATCATGGCCAATAAAAGAAGGTTCACAGAGTTCAAAACGGTTACACTCACTGAGGAGTGTAGTGCTAGAGTACAAAGTAAGCTCCCGCCCATGTTGAAGGATCTAGGTTGTTTCATAATTCCATTGGCGATTGAAAAACACGAGGTTGGTAGAGCCTTGTGCGATCTTGGAGCGAgcattaatttaatgcctttatcTATTTTCAAGCAGCTCAAACTGGGAGCATATGGGCATACGAATGTAACTCTACAGCTAGCGGATCGGTCATTAGCAGTGCTAGAAAAAATAATTGAAGATGTGCTGGTGCGAATGGGGAAGTTAATCTTTCCCGTTGATTTCATTATTCTTGACTACATAGTCGATGAGGAAGTTCCAATTATTTTGGGGCAACCGTTATTAGCCACTGAAGGAGCACTTATTTATGTGAGGTAA